A window from Zingiber officinale cultivar Zhangliang chromosome 7A, Zo_v1.1, whole genome shotgun sequence encodes these proteins:
- the LOC122002339 gene encoding probable strigolactone esterase DAD2, translating into MVGNSNGVYGCRSASKLLEILNVRMVGAGERVVVLSHGFGTDQSAWKNVLPYFRRDYRIVLYDLACAGSVNPDHFEFSRYTTLDAYVDDLLAILDALGVERCFFVGHSFSTMIGILAAIRRPELFLKLILIGASPRFLNDDEYHGGFERGEFDEVFAAMESNYEAWVHGFAPLAVGADVPAAVREFSRTLFNMRPDISLFVSRTVFNSDLRGVLGFVTAPCVIIQTAKDVSVPLSVAFYLKDHLGGRATVELLPVEGHLPHLSAPAALVHVLRRALAPSGE; encoded by the exons ATGGTCGGCAACAGCAATGGCGTCTACGGCTGTAGAAGCGCCAGCAAGCTGCTGGAGATTCTGAACGTGAGGATGGTGGGCGCCGGGGAGCGGGTGGTGGTGCTGTCGCATGGCTTCGGCACCGACCAGTCGGCGTGGAAAAACGTGCTGCCCTACTTCCGCCGCGACTACCGCATCGTCCTCTACGACCTCGCCTGCGCCGGCAGCGTCAACCCCGACCACTTCGAGTTCAGCCGCTATACTACCCTCGACGCGTACGTCGACGACCTGCTGGCCATCCTCGACGCCCTCGGCGTCGAGCGCTGCTTCTTCGTCGGCCACTCCTTCTCCACCATGATCGGCATCCTCGCCGCCATCCGCCGGCCCGAGCTCTTCCTGAAGCTCATTCTCATCGGCGCATCCCC CAGGTTTTTGAACGACGACGAGTACCACGGCGGTTTCGAGCGGGGGGAATTCGACGAGGTGTTCGCGGCGATGGAGTCGAACTACGAGGCGTGGGTGCACGGGTTCGCGCCGCTGGCGGTGGGCGCGGACGTCCCCGCGGCGGTGCGCGAGTTCAGTCGGACGCTGTTCAACATGCGGCCGGACATCTCGCTGTTCGTGTCGCGGACCGTGTTCAACAGCGACCTCCGCGGCGTGCTGGGCTTCGTCACGGCCCCCTGCGTCATCATCCAGACCGCCAAGGACGTCTCGGTCCCCCTCTCCGTGGCCTTCTACCTCAAGGACCACCTCGGCGGCCGGGCCACCGTCGAGCTGCTCCCCGTGGAGGGCCACCTCCCGCACCTCAGCGCCCCCGCCGCCCTCGTCCACGTCCTCCGCCGTGCCCTCGCCCCATCCGGCGAATAA
- the LOC122002340 gene encoding malonyl-CoA decarboxylase, mitochondrial-like isoform X2, with amino-acid sequence MKKKSWAVLMRSRMAIPTRQLLRSDPLALPQDTSRASEIDDGSINTNAPRVSLKDVKEWMQASISISAEKTELVDVNLENFSQGYLGLSLEGRRVLLLDLSRDYDVNRTRVRELMRKYLSVELPHDTQNEAPGEQQAGLVEDGGMLAMYYRMERNLRDSFKPLYASFFERLNAHPGGLKLLTSIRADLLSVPPKENVPSLHALEAYLKEKLITWLSPATLELQQITWDDSASLLEKIVTYEAVHPIRNLLDLKRRLSKGRRCFGYFHPAIPGEPLIFIEVALLKDVASSIQEVLWDSPPAPEVEAKCALFYSISATQPGLSGINLGKFLIKRVVYLLRRDMPHITIFATLSPIPGYIQWLISKLASQLKLAQSESKDIKHISEKACGSNFKEDILLPEEEEMILSGYMNWLNSNTASEIEHTEGRENMSGKSGIEIMYEILTSKNWNGSVCLSEALKPSLLRLCARYLLQEKKRGRALDAVANFHLQNGSFIP; translated from the exons ATGAAGAAGAAGAGCTGGGCTGTCCTGATGCGAAGTCGCATGGCGATTCCCACCAGACAGCTTCTCCGATCGGATCCCCTTGCGCTTCCTCAG GACACTTCACGCGCAAGCGAGATCGATGATGGGAGCATAAATACCAATGCCCCAAG GGTTTCTTTGAAGGATGTCAAAGAATGGATGCAAGCGTCCATTTCCATCTCCGCTGAAAAAACCGAGCTAGTCGATGTGAACCTCGAGAATTTCTCACAG GGCTATTTGGGCTTGTCCCTAGAAGGGCGCAGGGTGCTGCTCCTCGACCTGTCCAGGGACTATGATGTCAATAGAACTCGAGTTCGTGAACTCATGCGGAAGTATCTTAGCGTCGAGCTTCCTCATGACACCCAAAATGAAG CACCTGGGGAGCAACAGGCTGGTTTGGTTGAAGATGGGGGCATGCTTGCTATGTATTACAGGATGGAGCGTAATCTTCGGGATTCTTTCAAACCCCTATACGCATCTTTCTTTGAGAGGCTCAATGCACATCCTGGTGGACTGAAGCTATTAACCTCCATCCGTGCCGATCTTCTCTCTGTACCGCC GAAGGAAAATGTGCCTTCTTTGCATGCTTTAGAGGCATACCTGAAGGAAAAGCTTATCACGTGGCTCAGTCCAGCGACTCTGGAGCTTCAGCAGATAACATGGGATGATTCTGCATCCTTGCTGGAGAAGATTGTAACATATGAG GCTGTCCACCCAATCAGAAATTTGCTAGACCTGAAGAGAAGACTAAGTAAAGGTCGTCGCTGCTTTGGTTACTTTCATCCAGCAATACCAG GTGAACCACTTATTTTTATTGAGGTTGCACTTCTGAAGGACGTTGCTTCATCTATACAG GAGGTATTATGGGATAGCCCTCCTGCTCCTGAAGTTGAAGCCAAATGCGCTCTGTTCTACTCAATATCAGCAACACAG CCAGGATTATCAGGAATCAATCTAGGAAAGTTTCTTATTAAACGAGTGGTCTATCTTCTGAGAAGAGATATGCCTCATATCACT ATATTTGCCACTCTTAGCCCGATCCCTGGATACATTCAATGGCTTATTTCAAAGTTGGCTTCTCAACTTAAACTTGCTCAATCAGAGTCTAAGGATATAAAGCACATTTCAGAGAAAGCTTGTGGGTCAAATTTCAAGGAGGATATCCTTCTTCCAGAAGAAGAGGAGATGATACTCAGTGGTTACATGAATTGGCTTAACTCGAATACAGCTTCTGAAATTGAGCACACAGAAGGAAG GGAAAACATGTCTGGGAAAAGTGGAATTGAAATAATGTATGAAATATTGACATCAAAGAATTGGAATGGATCTGTTTGCTTGAGTGAAGCATTAAAACCTTCTTTGCTCCGCCTATGTGCAAG GTACCTCCTTCAAGAGAAAAAGCGTGGCAGAGCTCttgatgcagtagcaaacttCCATCTACAAAATGGATCG TTCATTCCTTAG
- the LOC122002340 gene encoding malonyl-CoA decarboxylase, mitochondrial-like isoform X1: MKKKSWAVLMRSRMAIPTRQLLRSDPLALPQDTSRASEIDDGSINTNAPRVSLKDVKEWMQASISISAEKTELVDVNLENFSQGYLGLSLEGRRVLLLDLSRDYDVNRTRVRELMRKYLSVELPHDTQNEAPGEQQAGLVEDGGMLAMYYRMERNLRDSFKPLYASFFERLNAHPGGLKLLTSIRADLLSVPPKENVPSLHALEAYLKEKLITWLSPATLELQQITWDDSASLLEKIVTYEAVHPIRNLLDLKRRLSKGRRCFGYFHPAIPGEPLIFIEVALLKDVASSIQEVLWDSPPAPEVEAKCALFYSISATQPGLSGINLGKFLIKRVVYLLRRDMPHITIFATLSPIPGYIQWLISKLASQLKLAQSESKDIKHISEKACGSNFKEDILLPEEEEMILSGYMNWLNSNTASEIEHTEGRENMSGKSGIEIMYEILTSKNWNGSVCLSEALKPSLLRLCARYLLQEKKRGRALDAVANFHLQNGSMIERINWMADQSIKGIEQSGGIMVNYVYRLDKIDEYAQAYLNTGHVHASCSLHQYLQRSKDENNAAS; this comes from the exons ATGAAGAAGAAGAGCTGGGCTGTCCTGATGCGAAGTCGCATGGCGATTCCCACCAGACAGCTTCTCCGATCGGATCCCCTTGCGCTTCCTCAG GACACTTCACGCGCAAGCGAGATCGATGATGGGAGCATAAATACCAATGCCCCAAG GGTTTCTTTGAAGGATGTCAAAGAATGGATGCAAGCGTCCATTTCCATCTCCGCTGAAAAAACCGAGCTAGTCGATGTGAACCTCGAGAATTTCTCACAG GGCTATTTGGGCTTGTCCCTAGAAGGGCGCAGGGTGCTGCTCCTCGACCTGTCCAGGGACTATGATGTCAATAGAACTCGAGTTCGTGAACTCATGCGGAAGTATCTTAGCGTCGAGCTTCCTCATGACACCCAAAATGAAG CACCTGGGGAGCAACAGGCTGGTTTGGTTGAAGATGGGGGCATGCTTGCTATGTATTACAGGATGGAGCGTAATCTTCGGGATTCTTTCAAACCCCTATACGCATCTTTCTTTGAGAGGCTCAATGCACATCCTGGTGGACTGAAGCTATTAACCTCCATCCGTGCCGATCTTCTCTCTGTACCGCC GAAGGAAAATGTGCCTTCTTTGCATGCTTTAGAGGCATACCTGAAGGAAAAGCTTATCACGTGGCTCAGTCCAGCGACTCTGGAGCTTCAGCAGATAACATGGGATGATTCTGCATCCTTGCTGGAGAAGATTGTAACATATGAG GCTGTCCACCCAATCAGAAATTTGCTAGACCTGAAGAGAAGACTAAGTAAAGGTCGTCGCTGCTTTGGTTACTTTCATCCAGCAATACCAG GTGAACCACTTATTTTTATTGAGGTTGCACTTCTGAAGGACGTTGCTTCATCTATACAG GAGGTATTATGGGATAGCCCTCCTGCTCCTGAAGTTGAAGCCAAATGCGCTCTGTTCTACTCAATATCAGCAACACAG CCAGGATTATCAGGAATCAATCTAGGAAAGTTTCTTATTAAACGAGTGGTCTATCTTCTGAGAAGAGATATGCCTCATATCACT ATATTTGCCACTCTTAGCCCGATCCCTGGATACATTCAATGGCTTATTTCAAAGTTGGCTTCTCAACTTAAACTTGCTCAATCAGAGTCTAAGGATATAAAGCACATTTCAGAGAAAGCTTGTGGGTCAAATTTCAAGGAGGATATCCTTCTTCCAGAAGAAGAGGAGATGATACTCAGTGGTTACATGAATTGGCTTAACTCGAATACAGCTTCTGAAATTGAGCACACAGAAGGAAG GGAAAACATGTCTGGGAAAAGTGGAATTGAAATAATGTATGAAATATTGACATCAAAGAATTGGAATGGATCTGTTTGCTTGAGTGAAGCATTAAAACCTTCTTTGCTCCGCCTATGTGCAAG GTACCTCCTTCAAGAGAAAAAGCGTGGCAGAGCTCttgatgcagtagcaaacttCCATCTACAAAATGGATCG ATGATTGAGAGGATAAACTGGATGGCTGATCAATCCATCAAAGGCATCGAACAAAGTGGAGGTATCATGGTAAATTATGTATACAG GTTGGATAAGATTGATGAATATGCTCAGGCATATTTGAATACTGGGCATGTCCATGCTTCTTGTAGCCTTCATCAATATCTTCAG agATCAAAGGATGAAAATAACGCAGCCAGCTA A